The segment AAATTACAATGCCAAAGAGATGCACTGTAAGATCGTTTATTACGGTCCTTCTTTGGGCGGCAAAACAACCAACATCCAGTGGATCTATCAAAAGACCGCGTCTGATCAGAAAACCAAACTCGTAGCCATTGATAGCGATGTTGAAAGAACTCTGTTCTTTGACTTCTTGCCTATGAATGTCGGCGATATCCGTGGTTATAAGACTCGTTTCCATTTGTACAGTGTCCCTGGTCAGGTTGTTTATGATGCTTCCAGAAAGCTCATTCTGAAAGGAATCGACGGAGTTATCTTCGTTGCGGATTCTCAGATTGAGCGTATGGATGAGAATCTAGAGGCCCTTAAAAACCTCGAGCGCAACCTTGAACAGCAAGGCTACGATATCCGTGAAATCCCAATGGTCATGCAATACAACAAGCGTGATCTCCCGAATGCGGCTTCCCTGGCGGAACTGCGTATGGCTCTAAATCGCTATAATGCCCCTGAAGTAGAGGGCTGTGCCTCTGAGGGTAAGGGCGTGGAAGAGTCTCTGAAAATCGTTTCTAAGTCCATTCTGAATGTGCTAAAAGGCGGCTCCAACATCTAATCCGCAGGTCCCTTTTGTGGTATCCTGTTAGGTGATGTTTCAGGAGGCCTCCTATGACATACGATATTGCTGCTGACATTCAACGCCTCAAAAAAGAGAAGAACGCCGTCATTCTTGCCCACTACTACGAAGAGGGCGATATCCAAGACGTCGCTGACTACGTTGGCGATAGCTTTTACCTCGCAAAGATGGGCCAGAAGGTTGAGCAAGACGTCATCCTGCTTGCAGGTGTTGTGTTCATGGCTGAAAGCGTGAAGATCCTCAATCCTGGAAAGACTGTCTTGGTACCTGATATGGGTGCGAGCTGTTCTTTGGTGAAAGGGGCACCTTACGAGAAGTACTTGGCTTGGCGCCAGGCAAATCCTGATGGCGTAGCCGTTACTTACATCAACTCGAGCTCTGAAGTAAAAGCGATCTCTGATGTGATCATCACTTCGAGCAATGCGGAGCAGATTATTAAATCCATTCCTGCGGATCGTAAGATCCTCTTTGGCCCGGATCAGCACTTGGGAAGATTCCTTTCTAAAAAACTAAACCGCCCGTTTGAACTCTGGCCAGGGGCTTGTGAAGTGCATGTTCTTTTCAATGCTCGCAAACTTTATGAGCTAACACTAGAACATCCAGATGCTGTGGTGATTGCTCACCCTGAGTGTGATGAGACTGTTTTGAATTACGCACAAGTGATTGGTTCGACGTCTCGTTTGCTGGAAGAAGTTCAGAAAAATCCTGCGAAAAAATTCATCGTTGCGACTGAAACTGGTATCTTCCACCAAATGCAAAAAGCCCGTCCCGATGTGGAACTCATTCAAGCTCCGGTTTTGGATAGCGGTTGCTCTTGCAACAATTGTCCTTACATGAAGATGAACTCGATGGAGAAGATCAAGCACGCGCTTGAAACCTTCGAACCACAGATCCGCATGAACGATACTCTTCGTAAAAAAGCGCAAGTGTCTTTGGATCGCATGATGGATATCACTTCAGGTAAACCAGTCACTTGGCCTGCTGAGTTTCGCGTTTAAAAATTATGTCGTTTCGAGTGTCGCTCAATCTTACTTCGAAGCCTGCGAGTGAATTGGACTCTGCCCTTCTTCCGGAGGGCGTGACGGCAGCTACGTCTGTGCCTGTGGATGCGGGCACTCTCGAAGCACTTCGTAATATCATCACTCAGTTTAATGCTGAGGGCGATGCTCTCCTGACTGAGATTTTCTCCGCTGTGCACGCTTCAAAAGCCTTTGAGTTTGAAGTTGTTGCAACGAGTGGCGTCCCTGCTCCCTATGATGCTTGGACAGCGATCCTCGGTGAAAAGCCTGTGATGCTTTTTAATCTGAGTGAATGGAGTAAAGAAGAAATCTCTCGCTATGGTCTGCCGATTCTTCTTCACGAAGTGTCCCATGGACTCCTTGCAGCGCCTTTGAAAACACATGAAGAGTTAGAATCATATCCTGAAGCGCTCGAAAAAATCGTGATCGATGAAGGCATCGCCCACTTTATTGGGTTCCCAGGAGTCCGCGCCGATCTCCTTGAAAAGCATCTCGACAAATGGGCTGCGAGCGAGGCCCTTTTGAAGAAGGCAGAACAGAAATTAGCCGCTTCTTATGTCGATGAGGATGAAAAAGAGGAGCTTCTATTTAAAGCCAATACCGGGGTTTACTGGGAAAAGTTCGGCGCGATCAGTGGCATGTTCAGAGTCGCAAAGATTTATCAATCCCAAGGCCCGGCCGGAGTCGTCGAAGCCATCAAAAACCTCAATCTCCCTCGCAGCACTTAGAGGACTTCAATGTCGTCACAAAAAATCCATGATTCGACTTTAGGGGTTGGATCGTTTTTTTATCAAAAATCTATGTCTCATTTTGAGAAACTACGTCGAACTTTTTGACTTCTAAAATTAGCCAACATCTTTTTGTGGTTGATCGTTAAACTTTGGTCGGGTTCCGCCGATGAGTTCAGTGTCAGCAACGATGACTGACAGAACCTCAGAATGAAAGGTGTGCCATGGGCCGCTCTAAGACCAAAGTAATACCAAATAGACGGGTTGCCCCACGGAAGGAAGTCACTCCCATCAATGTTTCCTACATCACGTCGCTGTCTGACTTCACGAAAATCGCCAGAAACTGCGAGATCGTCGAAGCCTCTGCGACAGGTTTGTTGCTTTTAATTAAGCGCGAGGACATCTTGCCATCTTCTCTCAGAAAAAATCTGAACTTGGATATGCTTGTCGGTGAAAGCATCTTCATGCACTTAGAAGATATGAACTTGGAAATTTCAGGTTCCATTGCAAGAACACAATTGTTGGGTAAAAAAGGTTTTCACGTCGCTATTGATTATAGCGAAGACGCTCCAGAATATTGGCGCGAGTGCTTGATGGACCTCTTACCGATTCCGGGTGAGCTGGAATAAAAAAAGGGACCAAAAGGTCCCTTTTTTTATTCCCGTCTATTTTCTATTTTCTATTCTCTTACAAATTAAAGAATGCCGGAAGGCCTTTTTCACTCGCGAGCACAATCGAATAATGTGGCGGCAAGAACCAGCTAATCGCTTCAGCGATGCCTTGGTGCTCTTTCACCGGTGGATTCCCGAGGGACTCCAGTGAGAACGCCAAATCATAGTTCACACGGTCTGAGCTCATCACTAGGATCTTTGGCGCAAACACGCCTTGATCACGGAAGAACTCTTTCAAAATGTTACGCACGTATTGTGGCAAATAGCGAGGGTCTGCATCACCAGAGTGAAGCTGAGCCCCGTCACGGAGTTCAAACGACCCGTTAGAAACCTCAGGCTTCGCGCGATAGAACAAACCCGTTTCACGGAAGTGCCAAACCATGCCGTATGAGAAAACATAATCAGGATAATCTTTGTTCGGATTTACAACGAGGCCCATTCCGCGAGTCGCAAGCCATTGCAAAATGTTTTGCGCTGGCTCCGTTGCATCGGCACCCGTCTCAGTCATTAAGTACGGCCAGCCATCGGGTCCTACTTGAGGATCTTGGGACATGAGCTTCAGGTTGCTTTTTGAAAGCTCCATGAAGAAATCATTTTCCCATTGAGGGTCACGTTTTTCGTCAGCAATTTGAGTCAGAGAGATAATATCCATTAGTATTCTTCCACGATGACAATAGTTCTATAACCCTTGTCATAGGTTACTTTTCCACCAGCATCAAGAACTGGCGCTCCAGTGCGGGTGTCCAAAACAGGAATTTGACCGCGATCCGCAGCCACAACTGCGTCGTGAATCGTCTGAATCACACCTTTATGCACACGCACACAGCCGCTAGAAGCTCTGTGACCGAGAGCCGCTTCGCCCGCGGCCTCGCCACCTTTAAGATCCGGCGGAACTTGGTGAACTGCGAGGCCCTTTTGCTCGTTAAAGAACATCGCGTATGGCATCTGGAACTTGCTTTCGCCCGAGCGATAGTCCGCGCCTTCAACACGCTTTACAGTGTAGAAACCACGAGTCGTATGGCGCCAGTGAGAGACCGTCGTGCCCTTGCCGAAACGGCGAAGGAACTTCGACACGGCATTTACGTACTCAACGTCTTCTTTACCGGTAGAAACCTTGGTCGTGAGGATCAACTGACGATTTGTATAAAAACGAAGGCTTTGCGCTTTCGCGGCTTTGTTGATGACGATCACGTTCACGTATTGGCTGAGAGCTGTTTGGCCTGCGAAGTAAGCGGCTTCGTCAAACAGAACACCGGCGGGAGCCTCATAAGGTTCTTCCACCATCAAACGTTTTTCAGCGTCGGCGCGGTTGTCAGCGTGAGCAGCCGGAATCAAAAGAAACGAAGTCAAAAGAGCGGTAATAAACGCCACAACTAATTTCATAAACTCCCCAGTGGTATTAAAACAACGAAGGGGTTTTTTAACAGAGAGCCCCGGCAGGTTTGAGCTAATTTTGAGGCACCTGTAAATCCTTCAGGATTTAAAAAAGTGCTGTGGTTTTAAGGCCTTGGCTGCAAAAAGCATAAAAAAACCGCCCGAAGGCGGTTTCGAAAATAAACCTGTCATCTAGATTTTCTTAAAACATGTAGCCAAATGTAATTGCCAGAGGCGTGTCTTTCAAAGACCCATAGACGTCAGAGATCGCAAGCTCCGCCGAGCCACTCGCTACTTTTGAGAAGCTATGAATTAAAAGTTCGACGTTAAAAGTCCAACGAGGTTGGAAGAAGTAGCCAATACCGACCTTCACCGCGCTTCCTTTGAAGGTTGCCTCAGTACCGGAATCGTCTTTCTGCTTAATATCAGACGACGGCATGTAGCCGACAAAGAAACGATACTTATTTGGGAAGTCATAGCCTAGCAACAAGCCCATAGTCGTATCTGTCCAAGTGTAGCTGCTTCCACTGGCTTTCGCGCTTCCAGTATAATAACTCGCCTCAAGGCCTGTCCAAAAACTTCCCCAGCGATATCCAAGACGCCCACCGAGCCCAAACGTTGTATGCTCAGTTGGGGTTAACGTTCCCCCTGTCGTCGTTGTTCCGGTCATTGAACCGGAAGCCAAACCCACGAACGGCTCTGCCATAACACCGGCCGAAGCCATCTGAGCCATTAAAAGTCCACAAGCCACGATGATAATTCTCAACATACAATCCTCACATGAAAGATGATTTCTTAAAGCTTACAGGTTTGCCGAACGATGCGCCAATACCCCGAAACAAACTCGACTGAAGGCCGATCTAAATGATCGAAAAGTCTGAGTATTATTTGAGTTTTCCGTACCTGGAGACACCCTTTTGTAGAGGACTCAAAGTTGCTGCCAAAGAGTTTCGGAAGTATTCACGAGGAAAGAGAATTTCATATGCTGAGGCTGAGTTGCTGAGTTCAATTGAACTCCCGACCCATATCGAGAATCGCGCCCTCTCAGAGTATGAATTTTAACTTCAGCTCTCAGGTTGTTATAGAATGAAATGTAGACGATCGACGCTTCGGGGGAATTCAATCTATGTCTATCAATCGCGAATGGGTGAAGCATTCTGTTTTTCTGTTTATTATTGGTGGAGCTCTTACGACGGGCTTCATGAACTGCAGTCAGCAAGGTTTTTCACCTACACAAAGCAGCTCTGCAGATCTCGGCTCACAAGGCACACCGGGAACAAATGCTTCGCCAACTCCGACGGCCACTCCTGCAACGAGTCCGAATCTCAGCGCTGGTTGCGGCAATGCTGGAGCTGCCACTGGTTACACGACTGTCACCTCGGTGGTGGATGGCAACAACACTCGCCGTTCGTTCGGTTTGGAAGTGAGCTCTGCTTACAAGTCGACAACACCAATGGCCCTGACTCTGATCTTTCACGGCGCTGGAGGAGATAGTGCAAATGCCCGCTCTTTTGGTTTGAACCAAGCAACAGGAGCTTTGGCTTCGTCGATCATGGTTTACCCACAAGGGATTCAATTCCAAAATTATGGTGTTGGTTGGAATGACGGTTGTAACGGTTACGATATGCCTTTCTTTGATAACATCCTGACTTATGTAGAAAATAATTATTGTATCGACAAAAACCGCGTTTACGTCGGCGGCTTCTCGTGGGGCTGCGATTTTTCGACAGCGTTAGCATGTTGTCGCGCTAGCAAGATCCGCGCAATCGCAGCAGCATCGTGCTCTGATGAATTCGGCAATGCCTCTGATTACAGAACTTACGGTAATACATGCCCCGCAACGACAACTCACCCGCCAATCCGCTTTACGCACGCTCCGAAAGAAGACGGCGCATATCCAGCTCCATTCTTCGCAACAACAAGCCAGCTTTATCAGTCATGGAACGGCTGCACGAACACCGCCACAACGGCAATCAGTCCCACAGGCTGCGTGAGTTTCAATTCGTGCAAAAGCCAGCTGATCGAATGCACCAACGTGAGCGGCCACAGTCTGCCAAATAACTGGAACAATGATACGTGGAGCTTCTTCTCGCAATTTAAATAGAGCCCGGGAAACGACTTACAGAAGTCAATTCTGAAAAGCGACCAGGTACCTTTTCGGAGTTTTGGGCATAAAAAAACCCGCTGCTAGGCGGGTTAATTTGGTAGGGAGTACAGGATTCGAACCTGCGACATCCACCTTGTAAGGGTGGCGCTCTACCAACTGAGCTAACTCCCTATGTCGCACTCTTTGTAAGAGACGGCTTTTGTAACAACATTCGCCGTCCCTGCCAAGAGGATTTTTTAAAACTTTGTCTTTTTGTCCTGATCGCCACATTTAACCTCGAGGCGGTCAGAAATTCTTACCATTTGAGCGGCAAATTCAGAGGCTTGGTGATCCAGGCTATTAATACGCGCCACGATCACGTGCTCAGAACCTACTTGGCTCAGTACAGGAGGCTCGAGGTCCTCTTCGTTAAATGCGTAGATTGTGAGGTTGTAAGTCTCATCCGACAAAGTATCGCGGATTTGAGCTACAATCGTGTTACCACGCTCCAAGCCTTGGCCGGTGCCGACAACATCGCAAGTCGTGATATCGATTTGCTTAATTTTAATACGCTTAGACTGAACTCTACGGAAGCTGAAGTACAAGACTGTGTCGCCCTTTTGGACTCTCCAGATACCCTGAACATCATCCCAAGGGAATTTGACTTCAAAGCCCCAAGGCCATGGGAAATCACCGCCGCCGCCACCGCCACCACGAGTAGCCTGTGGACAATCATAGAAAGCATCACCAGCGAGAGCTGGAGCTGTCGTCCCCAAAACAATGCTCGTGAGGATCAACCACTTCTGAATGAACTTAATTGTGCGAACCATTAGGAGCCCCTCTCACCTAGTGTTCAATTGAAACTCTTGCGCCCTTGTTCATGTAGTAACCATTCTTCGCTCTGAAAATATATTTCGGCTTTTCGTAGTCCGGCTCGATCAATTTTCTGAGACGTTTAATAGTCACATAAATCTTATTGTCGTGAACCGCTGGATCGTACGCTTGCTTCCAAACGTTCTCAACCAGGTATTCCTTCGAATAAACGACCCCCTGATTCTGCATGAACAGTCTCAGAAGATCCAAAAGTATAAATTGGTTTTTGAAATCAATGCGTCCAAGTTTGCGTTCTGTCACCGAATTAGAGGCTTCATCGAAGATCAAATCGAAGCTATTTTGTGGTTCGCCACCCAATTGTTGGAGACACCACTCAATACGTTTGCTCAAACGAACCATGTTTTCGGAGTCTACAGAGCGATTTGCCAATCCCAAGTAAAGACGGGCCATCTCTTTGTCGCCGGTTTCAAGATAACAACGACCGAGCATCAATTGGAGGTTCACGATCACAGCCAAGTTTTTAGTCGCCTTGATCAGGTCGTATGCTCTCCACAGAACTTCAATCGCTTCATCATATTTTTTAAGACCACGGAGGATATCCGCGTTCAACATCTGAGAGGAGATCTTCAAGTCCGGCATGTTGTAGACTTGGAAGAAGACCTCCAGATTGTAGATCTCTTTCAATGCATCTGCATAGCGGCCCATAGAAGGACGGGAGTAAACCGCCGCAAGACCGAAGATCGCATGGCAGATGTCTTCTTTATTGTCTGTCGCAAGAG is part of the Bdellovibrionales bacterium genome and harbors:
- a CDS encoding gliding-motility protein MglA; amino-acid sequence: MSFINYNAKEMHCKIVYYGPSLGGKTTNIQWIYQKTASDQKTKLVAIDSDVERTLFFDFLPMNVGDIRGYKTRFHLYSVPGQVVYDASRKLILKGIDGVIFVADSQIERMDENLEALKNLERNLEQQGYDIREIPMVMQYNKRDLPNAASLAELRMALNRYNAPEVEGCASEGKGVEESLKIVSKSILNVLKGGSNI
- the nadA gene encoding quinolinate synthase NadA, with product MTYDIAADIQRLKKEKNAVILAHYYEEGDIQDVADYVGDSFYLAKMGQKVEQDVILLAGVVFMAESVKILNPGKTVLVPDMGASCSLVKGAPYEKYLAWRQANPDGVAVTYINSSSEVKAISDVIITSSNAEQIIKSIPADRKILFGPDQHLGRFLSKKLNRPFELWPGACEVHVLFNARKLYELTLEHPDAVVIAHPECDETVLNYAQVIGSTSRLLEEVQKNPAKKFIVATETGIFHQMQKARPDVELIQAPVLDSGCSCNNCPYMKMNSMEKIKHALETFEPQIRMNDTLRKKAQVSLDRMMDITSGKPVTWPAEFRV
- a CDS encoding L,D-transpeptidase, which gives rise to MKLVVAFITALLTSFLLIPAAHADNRADAEKRLMVEEPYEAPAGVLFDEAAYFAGQTALSQYVNVIVINKAAKAQSLRFYTNRQLILTTKVSTGKEDVEYVNAVSKFLRRFGKGTTVSHWRHTTRGFYTVKRVEGADYRSGESKFQMPYAMFFNEQKGLAVHQVPPDLKGGEAAGEAALGHRASSGCVRVHKGVIQTIHDAVVAADRGQIPVLDTRTGAPVLDAGGKVTYDKGYRTIVIVEEY
- a CDS encoding outer membrane beta-barrel protein yields the protein MLRIIIVACGLLMAQMASAGVMAEPFVGLASGSMTGTTTTGGTLTPTEHTTFGLGGRLGYRWGSFWTGLEASYYTGSAKASGSSYTWTDTTMGLLLGYDFPNKYRFFVGYMPSSDIKQKDDSGTEATFKGSAVKVGIGYFFQPRWTFNVELLIHSFSKVASGSAELAISDVYGSLKDTPLAITFGYMF
- a CDS encoding winged helix-turn-helix domain-containing protein; the encoded protein is MTQHDRTFEVGKLYCDRGDYKLALGHLEEAAKGYFADKNFSDYLKTMNIILRIYAEMEMFEEIHQTKEKLQDLVLKEGFELNSKTYYTLAVCAAFKDQDETALDYLQKALSIALATDNKEDICHAIFGLAAVYSRPSMGRYADALKEIYNLEVFFQVYNMPDLKISSQMLNADILRGLKKYDEAIEVLWRAYDLIKATKNLAVIVNLQLMLGRCYLETGDKEMARLYLGLANRSVDSENMVRLSKRIEWCLQQLGGEPQNSFDLIFDEASNSVTERKLGRIDFKNQFILLDLLRLFMQNQGVVYSKEYLVENVWKQAYDPAVHDNKIYVTIKRLRKLIEPDYEKPKYIFRAKNGYYMNKGARVSIEH